In the genome of Pseudorca crassidens isolate mPseCra1 chromosome 12, mPseCra1.hap1, whole genome shotgun sequence, one region contains:
- the CCDC92 gene encoding coiled-coil domain-containing protein 92 has protein sequence MATANLENQLHSAQKNLLFLQREHASTLKGLHAEIRRLQQHCTDLTYELTLKSSDQTGDGSSRSSELKKRCEDLEAQLKLKEDENNELLTELEQKSAMVVVLENSIKERERRYLEELKVKSHKLGALSSELEQRAGTIAYLTSQLHATKRKLLSSGGTSDGSPAGSPALASYKPAPPKDRLPETPRRRMKKSLSAPLHPEFEEVYRFGAESRKLLLREPVDAMPDPTPFLLARESAEVHLVKERPLVIPPIASDRSAGEQPSPAREKPHRAHVGVAHRIHHATPAQAPPEVETLAVDQVNGGGKVARKHSGTDRTV, from the exons ATGGCGACCGCAAACCTGGAGAACCAGCTGCACAGCGCGCAGAAGAACCTCTTGTTCCTTCAGCGGGAGCATGCCAGCACGCTCAAGGGGCTGCACGCTGAGATCAGGCGGCTGCAGCAACACTGCACAG ATTTAACGTATGAGCTGACACTTAAAAGTTCGGATCAGACAG GAGACGGCTCTTCTAGAAGCAGCGAACTCAAGAAAAGATGTGAAGACCTGGAGGCGCAGCTGAAGCTGAAGGAGGACGAGAACAACGAGCTGCTGACCGAGCTGGAGCAGAAGAGCGCGATGGTCGTCGTGCTGGAGAACAGCATCAAGGAGCGCGAGAGGCGGTACCTGGAGGAGCTGAAGGTGAAGAGCCACAAGCTGGGTGCGCTGAGCAGCGAGCTGGAGCAGCGCGCCGGCACCATCGCCTACCTGACGTCGCAGCTGCACGCCACCAAGAGGAAGCTCCTGAGCTCCGGCGGCACCTCGGACGGCAGCCCGGCCGGCAGCCCCGCGCTGGCCAGCTACAAGCCGGCCCCGCCCAAGGACAGGCTGCCCGAGACGCCCCGGCGCCGCATGAAGAAGAGCCTCTCGGCCCCGCTGCACCCGGAGTTCGAGGAGGTCTACAGATTCGGGGCCGAGAGCCGGAAACTGCTTCTGCGGGAGCCGGTGGACGCCATGCCCGACCCCACCCCGTTCCTGCTGGCCAGGGAGTCGGCCGAGGTCCACCTCGTCAAGGAGCGGCCCCTCGTCATCCCCCCCATCGCCTCGGACCGCAGCGCCGGCGAGCAGCCCAGCCCCGCCCGCGAGAAGCCGCACAGGGCGCACGTGGGCGTGGCGCACCGCATCCACCACGCGACCCCGGCGCAGGCCCCGCCCGAGGTGGAGACGCTGGCGGTGGACCAGGTGAACGGAGGCGGCAAGGTGGCGAGGAAGCACTCAGGGACGGACAGAACTGTGTGA